Part of the Megalopta genalis isolate 19385.01 unplaced genomic scaffold, iyMegGena1_principal scaffold0043, whole genome shotgun sequence genome is shown below.
ttccatgcgaatcaaatggtttagcttcaaacacttgtgatatacatgatccagtttcaattgcatgcgaaacaaacgagatagctttccaatccaagcgaaaaacatgatttagctacaaatcaatgcgaagtagaaggcttatcttcgaatccattggaagcaaatggtttagcatcaaatacttgtggtatacatgatttagattcaacaccatgcgaaacaaacgatttagcttcaaatccattcgaaagacatgatttagcttcaaatcaatgcgaagtagaatgcttgtcttcgaatccatgcgaaacaaatggtttagcatcaaatacttgtgatatacatgatttagattcaacagcatgcgatacaaacgagttagcttcaaatccattcgaaagacatggtttagtttcaaatcaatgcgaagtagtaggctgatattcggatccatgctaaacaaatggtttagcttcaaatacttgtgacatacttgatttagcttcaacagcatgcgaaacaaacgagttagattcaaatccatgcgaaacacatgatttagcttcaaatcaatgcgaattaggaggctaatcttcgaatccatgcgaaacaaatggtttaccttcaaacacctgcgatatacatggtttagcttcaactgcatgcgaaacaaacgagttagctttacatccatgcgaaacacatgatatagctccaagtcaatgcgaggtagaaggcttatcgtcgaatccatgcgaaacaaattgtttaacttcaaatacttgtgatatacatgatttagattcaactgcatgcaaaacaaacgagttagcttgaaatccaagcgaaaaacatgatttagcttcaaatcaatgggaagtagaagactgatcttcgaatccatgcgaaacaaatggtttagcttcaaatacttgtgatatacatgatttagcttcaacagcatgcgaaacaaacgagttagcttcaaagccattcgaatcacatggtttagattcaaatcagtgcgaagaggaaggcttagcttcaaatccatgcgaagcaaatggtttagcttcaaatacttgtgatatacatgatccagcttcaactgcatgcgaaacaaacaagatagcttccaatccaagcgaaaaacatgatttagcttcaaatcaatgcgaagtagaaggcttatcttcgaaaccatgcgaagcaaatggtttagcatcaaatacttgtgatatacatgatttagattcaacagcatgcgaaacaaacgagttagcttcaaatccattcgaaagacatggtgtagattcaaatcagtgcgaagtaaaaggcttagcttcaaatccatgcgaagcaaatggtttagcttcaaacacctgcgatatacatggtttagcttcaactgcatgcgaaacaaacgagttagccttacatccatgcgaaacacatgatatagctccaagtcaatgcgaggtagaaggcttatcgtcgaatccatgcgaaacaaattgtttaacttcaaatacttgtgatatacatgatttagattcaactgcatgcaaaacaaacgagttagcttcaaatccaagcgaaaaacatgatttagcttcaaatcaatgggaagtagaagactgatcttcgaatccattcgaaacaaatggtttagcttcaaatacttgtgacatacttgatttagcttcaacagcatgcgaaacaaacgagttagcttcaaagccattcgaatcacatggtttagattcaaatcagtgcgaagaggaaggcttagcttcaaatccatgcgatgcaaatggtttagcataaaacacctgcgatatacatggtttagcttcaactgcatgcgaaacaaacgagttagctttacatccacgcgaaactcatgatatagctccaagtcaatgcgaagtagacggtgtagcttcaattccatgggaatcaaatggtttagcttcaaatacttgtgatatacatgatacagcttaaattgcatgcgaaacaaacgagatagcttccaatccaagcgaagaacatgatttagtttcaaatcaatgcgaagtagaaggcttataatcaaatacttgtgatatacatgatttaggttcaacagcatgcgaaacaaacgagttagcatcaaatccattacaaacacatggtttagattcaaatcagtgcgaagtagaaggcttagcttcaaatccatgcgaagcaaatggtttagcatcaaatacttgtgatatacatgatttagattcaactgcatgtgaaacaaacaagttagcttcaaatccatgcgaaaaacatgatttagcttcaaatcaatgcgaaatagaagttttagcgtcaaatccatgccaatcaaacggattagcttcaaatacttgatatcGCTCAGCACTCTACGACGTAAACGTGGCAACATAATCGGCCAAATCACGGCTCTCACAAAGATTCTCGACAACTCGCAAGACCCCAATAATTACAACGAATCCCTCATCACCGAATATCTAGATGGACTCCGTAAGGCTTGGGAACGATTCGACGACATCCAATTAGACATAGAGATGCTAGATCATTCAGAAGAATCGCGTCGATTCGAAATTCAGGGCTCTTATTACGCCGTAACAgcccgcgcgaaacaaatgattcgaaACAACGAGCAAATACACACGCGTACCCACTGCCCCGGATCACCATTCACGACGGTTTCGGCCCCGATGGCCATCAAGCTTCCAGAAATGCGATTACCGACATTCGACGGAACTCTAGAGAATTGGACATCATTTTACGACCTATTCTCATCAATGATCGACCGCAACGAAGACCTGACCCCTGTTCAAAGGTTACAATATCTTCGATCGACGCTCACGGGGAAGGCTGCCGCGTGCATCCAATCATTACAAACTACAGATGTAAACTACCTAGATGCAATAGAGACATTAAAGGACAAATTCGACTGCCCACGTAAAACCATCTTACGACACTGCGATGCCATTCGAGACATTCCAACCCTATCTAAAGATAGTCCAGAAGCGATCGGGGACCTTCTCGATACCTTAAACCAACATCTGCGCGCATTGAAAAACCTCGGGGAACCGATCGAAACCTGGAATTCACTCTCGATCTCAATCATCATTTCCAAGGTACATCCCGATACAGTTCTACAATGAGAGCTCACGCTCGCGGACAAAAAGATGCCACCATACACACATCTAATCAACTTCTTAAGAAAACGCGCAAACTGCTCATCGAATTCAGTCGCCAAATCTAACGCGAATCCGGTAAACCGTCACATTCTACCGACCATGCATACCAAGAGCCCTATCGCAAGAATTCCGCGGGCACAAACATATTTAACATCAACCCCACAATGTACAAACTGCAACGGCCCACACATGGTGCGCGAGTGCGAAACGTTCATTCAGGCCTCTCCCACCACGCGATACAAAACCGTAACCACAAAATCGCTGTGCTACAACTGCTTAAGATCTGGTCACTCCACTCAAACATGTAGATCGTCGTTCAACTGCCGTATTTGCAACCAACGGCACAATTCCCTCTTACACCAACAAGGAGACCCAGATAATCGACATTTCAACACTTCGTCGAGTTCACCCACACGCGATAAAACCACACCCAGCCAAGATACTTCCGAGCACGAGCAATCATCGATATCGCCATGACTAACTCCTCAAAAGGGGTCAACGGGAACGGGTATCCAAAATGCCTTCATTGTGGATTCCCATACGAACGAGCTACTCGTGACGGCAATAGTACACACAAAAAACAACTCAAATCAATCAATTCCGTGCCGGACTCTAATCGACACTTGCTCAACCACCAACTTCATCACGCAAGATCTGTCGAAAAGGCTGGCATTACCTCAAAGGCGGTGTTCAATTCCCGTCGGGGCACTCGACTAACTAAACACGGTGGTAAAACATACAGTCAAGGCCACCATTCAATCAAGACTAAACAATTATCATCGAACATTAACGTTTTTAGTCGTCACAACCATCGCCACATCAATTCCTAGCGACCAGATCGATCGGACAGTTCTAGAAATCCCAAAAAACCTCAAACTGGCAGATCCGACGTTCCATCGTCCAGCCCCAATCGACATGCTGTTGGGTGCTGGCACGGCAATATCCATTCTAAGTGTAGGTCAAATCCATCTTTCAAAACCACATCATCCAGACCTATACCTTCAAAAGACAATGCTAGGTTGGGTAATCGGGGGGAGCGCACCCTCACTCCAACAAAATCAAAGGGCGTCATGCCACGCCAACATTACTCCCAACACTATGCTACAATGCGACCTCACCCGATTTTGGGAATTAGAAGACGGTCCACAAACACGTCACTACTCAGACGCGGAAACGGCGTGCGAGGAAAACTTCAAACACACTATCACACGGAACGTAGAAGGAAGGTACATAGTGGCCCTTCCATTCAACCAACACAAGGCGAAACTGGGGGAATCCAAATCCATAGCCCATAAGCGACTGATGTCCCTCGAACGAAAATTACGCCGAGATCCAGCATTAACCATCTAATACGAGGCGGTTCTCAACGACTATCTTGTCGTTGTCACATGTCACAAGTACCAGACAACAATGAGGGATGTTACTTCCCGCACCACGGTGTGATCAAACTCTCCAGTCAAACAACGAAACTCCGCGTGGTTTTCGACGGATCCGCAGCCACCAGCACCGGTCTGTCCCTCAACGACGCCCTACACACCGGACCCAAATTACAGGACGACCTCCTCTATATCCTGCTTAGATTCCGCACGCATCAGTACGTCATCACCGGTGACATCGAAAAGATGTACAGGCAGTTCCTGGTCCGTCCAGAGGATAGGAAATACCAACAAACACTCTAGCGTGATGACGACGGCGAAATCAAAACTTATAAATTAAACACCGTTACATTCGGATTATCAGCGGCCCCTTACTTAGCTATACGATGCCTAACACAACTGGCAGAGGACGAAGGTCATCGTTTCAACCACGCGTCCAACATTATCAAACGGGATTTTTACGTAGACGATCTGCTAACCGGAACCACGACAATAGAAGAGGCCATTTCACTGCGAAATGACCTCACATCGCTTCTCAACTCGGCAGGACTGCACATGCGACAATGGGCATCGAACGACAGATCTCTATTAGAGGGTCTAACCGAAGAACATATCAACAAACAAATTCACCTGGGCGACTCCTCCGTCATCCAGACTCTGGGAATAGTCTGGAATTCAACACACGACTCCATCACATACACCGTTAAACCGATCGTTCACACAACTCGTGTCACCAAACGTATGATAAGTTCTGAAATAGCAAGGATCTATGACCCACTGGGCTTATTGGGACCAGTTATCATCGTCGCGAAACTCCTTCTACAAGAGCTCTGGACCCTGAAAATAGACTGGGACGAATCCTTGCCGATGACTATCCACGCGAAATGGCTGCAGTATTACACCAAACTTCCCTTGCTAAACAATGTACGCTTTCAACCGAAGGTCATCATTTCATCCGCGACCACACTAGAACACATACGGCGCTTGTGTGTACATTCGATCTTGCAACACTGATGGCGACACACTCGTGGAACTTTTTGCATCAAAATCCAGAGTCGCACCATTTAAAACCCAATCGATACCCCGACTCGAATTATGCGGAGCAGTATTACTCGCCGGGCTCATGAACACCATCATAATGGCACTACACATACCGGTTGAACACATCCACTTCTGGACAGATTCCACTATAGTCCTTCACGGGCTACATTCCTCCCCTCACTCTTTAAAAACCTTTGTAGCGAATCGAGTCGCAGAAATACAATCAACCACAACCATCATGAACTGGCATCATGTCAAATCTTTAGACAATCCAGCTGATTTATTATCACGAGGTCAAGGAATTGAAGAGTTCGTGCAATCATCCATCTGGCAACACGGGCTGCACTGGCTTCGGCAAGGGTCAACACATTGGCCCCATTGGGAACCAACGCCACCCGCTGATGATCCAGAGAGTAAGAGAGCAATGTGCATGGCAACAACTCCTGCCACAATCGACACGAGCATCCTCGAACGATACTCATCATGGGAGAAGCTGGTGCGAGTAATCGCACTATGTCGAAGATGGAAGCCAGGACTGAGGGAGTTTGACGGTTGCAGAACTCTCACAATCAAGGGCCGTCATTATCAAATTATTACAACGAACCTATCTCAAGGCAGAAATAGACAGACTTCAGCGTGAAATCAACCCACACCTAAGCAGCAAACTAGCAAAACTAAACCCATTTCTAAGCAACTCTCAGAAGCATCCAATTATTCTTCCCAAGTCTCATATCACAACGTGCATTATCATGTCCGAACATAGGAGCCTATTACATGCTGGAGCGCAAACCACCCTGTACTCGTTGAGGCGTACATATTGGCCAATAGACGGCAGGAATCAAGTTTGGAAGACAATCCACGGGTGCGTGCGCTGTCGCAGAGCAAACCCTCCACCCGTGGAATACATCATGGGTAGTCTACCAAGAGAGAGGGTCATAGAGTCACGTCCATTCACCAACGTAGGCGTCGACTACTGCGGTCCGTTTTTCGTGAAGGAGCGGCAACACCGAAACCGCGGACGCATCAAGGTCTACGTGGCAGttttcgtgtgtttcgctacAAGGGCCGTTCATCTGGAATTAGTGAGCGATTTGACCAGCGAAGCATTCATCGCGGCGTTACAGCGATTCATCGGGAGACGCGGGCTTTGCGCAAATTTATATTCCGACAACGGATCCAATTTCAAGGGGGCGGCCAATGAATTACGCGAACTCCGAGATTTATTGCGTTCTGACGATCATCGAGAACGGGTCGTAACATTTTTAGCCAAACGAGCCATTAATTGGCACTTTATACCACCACAAGCACCACATTTCGGGGGTCTGTGGGAAGCCGCGGTGAAATCGTTCAAACATCATTTTAAACGCGTCGTAGGTGTTGAACTGTTCACATTCGAAAACCTAAACAACCTAATCATAAACATCGAAGCCATCCTTAATTCGCGACCCCTCACTCCTATATCTTCCGATCCTACCGACCTCCTCACGTTGACTCCCGGACATTTCCTGATTGGTGATGCTCTCACGAGCCTACGCGAACGCGATTTGGGGGATACCAATCCAAATCGACTATCCGTATGGCAGCGTATCCAGCAGCTTAAACAACAGTTCTGGAAGCGTTGGAGCCGGGAATACCTAAACGAATTAACGAGCCGAAATAAATGGACCAGAGAACAACATCCGATCACCGAAGGTACGCTTGTCCTTCtccgggaagacaacgtgcCCTCGATGCAATGGCCTCTAGGACGCGTCCTCAAAACCCACCCCGGATCCGACGGCATTATTCGAGCCGTCACAGTGAAGACCGCCACGAACGTGTTCGATCGCAGCGTGAAGAAACTAGTACCCCTATTTCATCAACCGGAGGAGCACCGCCGAAATGAGCATACGACATCTATAAACAACCAGTAGTCAAAGACTCTCACACCGTTCTTCTTGTATAAGTCCGTCATATCGAAGCCTTTTACTGTACTGCATCACTGTAGGTTTATCATGTCTATTTAGCCCTTATCTATGTATCGTTCACGAACCTAATCGCACATATAACTTGATCGGGCCGCATCGGCTCAGCTTTCTCTGGGACGAATTCCCTTTTCcttccacccccccccccccccaaaagaagaaaaaacatttattgacgggaaaACTCCGACTCAACGAGGCGAGTTCTCCGTCCGTCAACGAGCGACGTGCCATTGACAAAAGGTAGCGTCCGTTAGGTTTCTAAGGTCGTAGATGCCATAACTTTCCTTccggcaatgaaaccatttacaCCCTTTAAACAAGGTACGCCTTCATAGGCAGCATTATTTATGACGGGCTAGTACGCATCGCTTCGGTCGCCTTCCAGGGTTTTTtgtactgcgtgctacgtcatctccgcatccccttccatcgcatcAATGTCCGCTCAATTTCCAGTATTCGATCCACGAACCAGTATATAAGCTCAAATCCAGATGCAAAGGCCAGTCTTCACTCGATAGTGAGCATTACCTTAGTCTTCAAGCAGTCGTCAGTTTCAGTTCATAACATCAATCGTGATCATTCTTGTTTAGTGACACATTCTAAACCAAATATTTGTCCCTTTCTAATCAAACGGACAAAAATATTGCTccactccgtcgcgcagcgGACTCGGCTTTACAACCCGAAGGATAATTAACATCGCGGAGTGGCAATATCGGGTGTGAATACGACGCACCCAAacaaggtttacattcaaatccgtggaaatcaaatggtttatcttcaaatacttgtgatatacatgattcagcttcaattgaatgcgaaacaaacgagttagcttcaaatccaagcgaaaaacatgatttagcttcaaatcaatgcgaagtagaaggcttatcttcgaatcaatgcgaaacaaatggtttaacttcaaatacttgtgatatacatgatttagattcaactgcatgcaaaacaaacgagttagcttcaaatccaagcgaaaaacatgatttagcttcaaatcaatgggaagtagaaggctgatcttcgaatccatgcgaaacaaatagtttagcttcaaatacttgtgacatacttgatttagcttcaacagcatgcgaaacaaacgagttagcttcaaatccattcgaatcacgtggtttagattcaaatctgtgcgaagtagaaggcttatcttcgaatccatgcgaaacaagtggtttagcttcttatacttgtgatatacatgatttagcttcaacagcatgcgaaacaaacgagttagcatcaaaccattagaaacacatggtttagattcaaatcagtgcgaagtagaaggcatagcttcgaatccatgcgaagcaaatggtttaccatcaaatacttgtgatatacatgatttagattcaactgcatgtgaaacaatggagttagcttcaaatccattcgaaagacatggtttagtttcaaatcagagcgaagtaaaaggctcagcttcaaatccatgcgaagcaagtggtttagcttcaaatacttgtgatatacatgatttagcttcaaatcaatgataagtagaagtcttatcttcgaattcgtgcgaaacaaatggtttagcttcaaatacttgtgatatacatgatttagcttcaacagcatgcgaaacaaacgagttagcatcaaatccattagaaacacatggtttagattcaaatcagtgcgaagtagaaggcttagcttcgaatccatgcgaaacaaatggtttagattcaaatacttgtgacatactagatttagcttcaacagcatgcgaaacaaacgagtttgcttcaaatccattcgaataacatggtttagattcaaatctgtgcgaagtagaaggcttatcttcgaatccatgcgaaacaagtggtttagctacaaataattgtgatattcatgatttagattcaactgcatgcgaaacaaacgagttagcttcaaatccaagcgaagaacatgatttggcttctaatcaatgcgaagtagaagtcttagcgtcaaatccatgccaatcaaacggattagcatcaaatacttgtgctatacatgatttagcttcaactgcatgcgaaacaaacgagttagctccaaatccatgcgaaacacatgatatagctccaaatcaatgcgaagtagaaggtttaccttgaaatcca
Proteins encoded:
- the LOC143261227 gene encoding uncharacterized protein LOC143261227, coding for MSQVPDNNEGCYFPHHGVIKLSSQTTKLRVVFDGSAATSTGLSLNDALHTGPKLQDDLLYILLRFRTHQYVITAAPYLAIRCLTQLAEDEGHRFNHASNIIKRDFYVDDLLTGTTTIEEAISLRNDLTSLLNSAGLHMRQWASNDRSLLEGLTEEHINKQIHLGDSSVIQTLGIVWNSTHDSITYTVKPIVHTTRVTKRMISSEIARIYDPLGLLGPVIIVAKLLLQELWTLKIDWDESLPMTIHAKWLQYYTKLPLLNNVRFQPKVIISSATTLEHIRRLVAPFKTQSIPRLELCGAVLLAGLMNTIIMALHIPVEHIHFWTDSTIVLHGLHSSPHSLKTFVANRVAEIQSTTTIMNWHHVKSLDNPADLLSRGQGIEEFVQSSIWQHGLHWLRQGSTHWPHWEPTPPADDPESKRAMCMATTPATIDTSILERYSSWEKLVRAEIDRLQREINPHLSSKLAKLNPFLSNSQKHPIILPKSHITTCIIMSEHRSLLHAGAQTTLYSLRRTYWPIDGRNQVWKTIHGCVRCRRANPPPVEYIMGSLPRERVIESRPFTNVGVDYCGPFFVKERQHRNRGRIKVYVAVFVCFATRAVHLELVSDLTSEAFIAALQRFIGRRGLCANLYSDNGSNFKGAANELRELRDLLRSDDHRERVVTFLAKRAINWHFIPPQAPHFGGLWEAAVKSFKHHFKRVVGVELFTFENLNNLIINIEAILNSRPLTPISSDPTDLLTLTPGHFLIGDALTSLRERDLGDTNPNRLSVWQRIQQLKQQFWKRWSREYLNELTSRNKWTREQHPITEGTLVLLREDNVPSMQWPLGRVLKTHPGSDGIIRAVTVKTATNVFDRSVKKLVPLFHQPEEHRRNEHTTSINNQ